CGTCGGTGTGCAGAGGTTCGGGTACGCGGGCTGTGCGCTCGGGGGTGCCATCGGGGCCGAACTCGCGCTGCGCCATCCCGAACGCATCGCCTCGCTCGGGCTGATCGCGGCCTCGCCGCGCTTCGGCACGGCCGACGAGTTCCGTCAGCGCGGGGTGATCGTACGGACCAACGGGCTGGACCCGATCGCCCGTACGTCCCCGGACCGCTGGTTCACCAGCGGGTTCGCGGCGGCGCAGCCCGCGATCACCGAGTGGGCCGTGCAGATGGTCCGCACCACCGACCCCGGCTGCTACATCGCCGCCTGCGAGGCGCTCGCCTCCTTCGACGTACGCGCCGAGCTGGGCCGTATCGGGGTCCCCACGCTCGTCCTCGTCGGCTCCGACGACCAGGTCACCGGCCCCGCCGAGGCCCGTACGCTCGTCGCGGGCATCCCGGACGCGCGGCTCGCCGTCGTCCCCGGCGCCTCGCACCTCGTGCCGGTCGAGCAGCCGGCGGCCGTCACCGATCTCCTCGTCCGCCACTTCTCCACGGCCTGGCAGCCCGCCTACGACTCCACCACCGGCCAGGTCGCGATCCCGGCGGCCCCGGTCAAGCCGGCCCTCGCCGCCGTGCCGCCGCAGATCGGGCCGGTCGCCGAGATCGCCCCGGCCGCCGCACAGCCCGAGGCGCTGGGCAGACCGGACCCGTACGACGCGGGGCTGAAGGTCCGTCGCGAGGTGCTCGGCGACGCGCATGTCGACCGGGCGCTGGCCTCGGCGGACGAGTTCTCCGGTGACTTCCAGGAGTTCATCACCCGCTACGCCTGGGGCGAGATCTGGGACCGGCCCGGACTCGACCGGCGATCCCGCAGCTGTGTCACGCTCACCGCGCTGGTCGCCGGCGGACACCTGGACGAACTCGCCTTCCACACCCGGGCCGCCCTCCGCAACGGCCTCACCCCGGCCGAGATCAAGGAGGTCCTCCTGATGGCCGCCGTCTACTGCGGGGTCCCGGCCGCGAACAGCGCGTTCCGGGTGGCCCAGCAGGTCATCCGCGAGGAGACCACCCCCGAGGAGTGAGCCGCCGGTCGGTCACCGGGGGCAGGATGGATCCATGACCGTCAAGCTGAAGCTCACGAAGCAGTCGCACGCCTGCGTCCGTCTGGAGAAGGACGGGCGCACGCTCGTCATCGACCCGGGCGGGTTCAGCGAGGAGGACGCCGCGCTCGGCGCGGACGCCGTGCTGGTCACGCACGAGCACGCCGACCACTTCGACGAGGGCCGGCTGCGGGCGGCCCTGGAGGGCAACCCGGCCGCCGAGATCTGGACCCTGGCCGCGGTCGCCGAGCAGATCTCCGCCGCCTTCCCGGGCCGGGTGCACACGGTCGGCCACGGCGACACCTTCACGGCCGCCGGTTTCGACGTCCAGGTCCACGGTGAGCTGCACGCCGTCATCCACCCGGACATCCCGCGCATCACCAACGTCGGTTAC
The sequence above is drawn from the Streptomyces griseiscabiei genome and encodes:
- the pcaDC gene encoding bifunctional 3-oxoadipate enol-lactonase/4-carboxymuconolactone decarboxylase PcaDC; its protein translation is MSETQTPALQYRFDGPDDAPVLILGPSLGTTWHMWDRQIPELTKQWRIFRFDLPGHGGAPAYPGGSVTELAARLLATLDAVGVQRFGYAGCALGGAIGAELALRHPERIASLGLIAASPRFGTADEFRQRGVIVRTNGLDPIARTSPDRWFTSGFAAAQPAITEWAVQMVRTTDPGCYIAACEALASFDVRAELGRIGVPTLVLVGSDDQVTGPAEARTLVAGIPDARLAVVPGASHLVPVEQPAAVTDLLVRHFSTAWQPAYDSTTGQVAIPAAPVKPALAAVPPQIGPVAEIAPAAAQPEALGRPDPYDAGLKVRREVLGDAHVDRALASADEFSGDFQEFITRYAWGEIWDRPGLDRRSRSCVTLTALVAGGHLDELAFHTRAALRNGLTPAEIKEVLLMAAVYCGVPAANSAFRVAQQVIREETTPEE
- a CDS encoding MBL fold metallo-hydrolase; translated protein: MKLTKQSHACVRLEKDGRTLVIDPGGFSEEDAALGADAVLVTHEHADHFDEGRLRAALEGNPAAEIWTLAAVAEQISAAFPGRVHTVGHGDTFTAAGFDVQVHGELHAVIHPDIPRITNVGYLVDGGRVFHPGDALTVPDHPVETLMLPVMAPWSKISEVIDYVREVGPRRAYDIHDALLTDLARPIYDRQIGALGGAEHLRLAPGTSADV